The following coding sequences are from one Bacteroidota bacterium window:
- a CDS encoding TonB-dependent receptor plug domain-containing protein, which produces MINAGGSVSEVLQNIPSVNVDIDGKISLRGSEQVTILIDGKPSGLTGDNRGAILQQLPASSIDQIEVVTNPSSKYDAEGMSGIINIKTKKDKNPGLNGTVSVGAGTNDKYNAALNLNRRTKTHNAF; this is translated from the coding sequence TTGATCAATGCAGGAGGTTCCGTCTCGGAAGTACTGCAAAATATTCCCTCTGTAAATGTGGACATAGATGGGAAGATCAGTTTGCGGGGAAGTGAACAAGTGACGATCTTAATTGATGGAAAACCTTCCGGCCTGACAGGTGATAACAGAGGCGCTATTCTCCAACAACTGCCGGCATCGAGTATTGATCAAATAGAAGTGGTCACGAATCCTTCTTCTAAATACGATGCCGAAGGGATGTCCGGAATTATTAATATAAAAACCAAGAAAGATAAAAATCCCGGATTGAATGGTACCGTTTCCGTTGGTGCAGGGACAAATGATAAGTACAATGCAGCGCTTAATCTGAATCGGAGAACAAAGACGCATAATGCCTTTTGA
- a CDS encoding outer membrane beta-barrel protein, whose translation MEPGYFLHRPVYFSEWVYAAYLQWSGRWKVFELSAGLRAEQTFIEGDSKSADTILHGTSLIFSLRSY comes from the coding sequence CTGGAACCAGGATACTTCCTTCACCGACCGGTTTATTTTTCAGAGTGGGTATATGCCGCCTATCTGCAATGGAGCGGTCGATGGAAAGTTTTCGAACTGAGTGCAGGTCTTCGGGCAGAGCAAACGTTTATCGAGGGAGATTCTAAAAGTGCAGATACCATTTTACACGGGACTTCCTTAATCTTTTCCCTCCGCAGCTATTAA
- a CDS encoding TonB-dependent receptor, with translation MQLNPFRNVSDSLNIFIGNPAILPELTHSLEFGYIGRYGEQNISANVFYRYTNDNSQRFRTVDTVTNVSTQSFINYNATENLGFELIFRNSFLKLFTTSASFTVFYNTVDGTNVEDDLVSDVWSGDFRGSISVKLSKQLSAQFNGNYMAPREPPQGTFKGMSGVDFGFKYDFKGRKMVTQWFRYRYF, from the coding sequence ATGCAATTGAATCCGTTCCGGAATGTATCCGATTCATTGAATATTTTTATCGGGAACCCTGCTATCCTGCCCGAGTTGACGCATTCACTCGAGTTCGGCTATATAGGCCGTTATGGAGAACAAAACATTTCCGCCAATGTCTTTTACCGGTATACCAACGATAATTCGCAGCGATTCAGAACGGTGGATACAGTGACGAATGTATCTACGCAATCATTCATCAACTATAACGCTACTGAAAATTTAGGCTTCGAATTGATCTTCCGGAATTCCTTCCTGAAATTATTTACCACTTCCGCCAGCTTCACCGTGTTTTATAATACCGTTGATGGCACCAATGTGGAAGACGATCTGGTAAGCGATGTATGGAGCGGAGATTTCCGCGGATCGATATCCGTAAAATTATCGAAGCAATTATCAGCACAGTTTAACGGCAATTACATGGCACCACGTGAACCACCACAAGGAACATTTAAAGGAATGAGTGGTGTTGATTTTGGTTTCAAGTATGATTTCAAAGGGAGGAAAATGGTCACTCAATGGTTCCGTTACCGATATTTTTGA